Proteins encoded by one window of Ictidomys tridecemlineatus isolate mIctTri1 chromosome 7, mIctTri1.hap1, whole genome shotgun sequence:
- the LOC101974480 gene encoding intestinal-type alkaline phosphatase, which yields MQGARVLLLLLSLRLQLAHGVIPVEEESPAFWNQKAAEALDAAKKLKPIQTSAKNLIIFLGDGMGVSTVTATRILKGQRQGKLGPETPLAMDHFPYMALSKTYNVDRQVPDSAGTATAYLCGVKGNYGTIGLSAAARLSQCNTTRGNEVMSVMYRAKQAGKSVGVVTTTMVQHASPAGTYAHTVNRNWYSDADMPASALQEGCQDIAMQLISNMDIDVILGGGRKFMFPKGTPDPEYPSDTTQNGTRLDGRNLVQEWLAKHQGTRYVWNREQLIQASQDPAVTHLMGLFEPQHLKYEINRDPAQDPSLEEMTEVALGLLSRNPRGFYLFVEGGRIDHGHHEGTAFLALTEAVMFDSAIDKAGQLTSDQDTLTLVTADHSHVFSFGGYTLRGSSIFGLAPLKAQDGKSYTSILYGNGPGYVQNSTCNRPDVTEDEIRARTYKQQAAVPLSSETHGGEDVAVFARGPKAHLVHGVQEQNYIAHVMAFAACLEPYEACDLASPTLQSTPGGSSSAAASLSLTLLLETLLLLLWAFAQP from the exons ATGCAGGGAGCccgggtgctgctgctgctgctgagccTGAGGCTACAGCTGGCCCATGGTGTCATCCCAG TGGAGGAGGAGAGTCCAGCCTTCTGGAACCAGAAAGCTGCTGAGGCCCTGGATGCCGCCAAGAAGCTGAAGCCCATTCAGACCTCAGCCAAGAACCTCATCATCTTCCTGGGAGACG GGATGGGCGTGTCCACAGTGACAGCCACCCGGATCCTAAAGGGACAGAGGCAAGGCAAGCTGGGACCCGAGACACCCCTGGCCATGGACCACTTCCCATATATGGCTCTGTCCAAG ACATACAACGTGGACAGACAGGTGCCAGATAGCGCTGGCACTGCCACAGCCTACCTGTGTGGGGTCAAGGGCAACTATGGAACCATTGGTTTGAGTGCGGCCGCCCGCCTTAGCCAGTGCAACACAACACGAGGCAACGAGGTCATGTCTGTGATGTACCGGGCCAAGCAAGCAG GGAAGTCCGTGGGAGTGGTGACCACCACCATGGTGCAGCATGCCTCGCCAGCTGGCACATATGCACACACGGTGAACCGCAACTGGTACTCAGATGCAGACATGCCAGCCTCGGCGCTGCAGGAGGGCTGCCAGGACATCGCCATGCAGCTCATCTCCAATATGGACATTGAC GTGATCCTCGGCGGGGGCAGAAAGTTCATGTTTCCCAAGGGCACCCCAGACCCCGAGTACCCAAGTGACACCACCCAGAATGGAACCAGGCTGGATGGACGCAACCTGGTGCAGGAATGGCTGGCAAAGCACCAG GGGACTCGGTATGTGTGGAACCGCGAGCAGCTCATTCAGGCGTCCCAGGACCCAGCAGTGACGCACCTCATGG GCCTCTTCGAGCCTCAACACTTGAAATATGAAATCAACAGGGATCCAGCGCAGGACCCCTCCCTGGAGGAGATGacagaggtggccctgggcctgctgAGCAGGAACCCCCGCGGCTTCTACCTCTTCGTGGAAG GGGGCCGCATCGACCATGGGCATCACGAGGGAACCGCTTTCCTGGCCCTGACCGAGGCGGTCATGTTCGACTCTGCCATCGACAAGGCCGGCCAGCTCACCAGCGACCAGGACACGCTGACCCTGGTCACCGCCGACCACTCGCACGTCTTCTCCTTTGGCGGCTACACGCTGCGGGGCAGCTCCATCTTCG GGCTGGCCCCGCTCAAGGCCCAGGACGGCAAGTCGTACACGTCCATCCTGTATGGCAATGGCCCCGGCTACGTGCAGAACTCTACGTGCAACCGACCAGACGTCACGGAGGATGAGATCC GTGCCCGCACCTACAAGCAGCAGGCAGCTGTGCCTCTGTCATCGGAGACGCACGGAGGCGAGGACGTGGCGGTGTTCGCTCGTGGCCCGAAGGCGCACCTGGTGCACGGGGTGCAGGAGCAGAACTACATCGCGCACGTCATGGCCTTCGCCGCCTGCCTGGAGCCCTATGAGGCCTGCGACCTGGCCTCCCCGACCCTCCAGAGCACCCCTGGGGGTTCCAGCTCTGCTGCAGCCTCATTGTCGCTGACGCTGCTGCTTGAgacgctgctgctgctgctgtgggcATTCGCCCAGCCCTGA